A window from Aerococcus sp. Group 1 encodes these proteins:
- a CDS encoding PAS domain-containing protein produces MKYTDLEDLKVEHPVESPITDIDRSLDNWVEIAAEKTQAARGSDTVKLDCGVLSVDQINRLLANIDHEVTTCDANNQYLFYNRHKPKEDMVAKRNPEAVGEALFNIHPERVAESVAKLIYEMRTHQVPRVVLRSNWSETERFVTHNHRAFYNPDGTYEGTMEWVQDNLPIVDYYCQMTGQEMVDDEAADPKSKPQVILDSRSSRFVDKKFDDWTQGSQSPHRLESQIYPDNNYLDQEVETNNPATDSDYVCLDRGILTVSHLNHFLKQIPVEVAYYDQDDRLLYFNYKNDVDEMLNPKTVTSVGLDINNNYPETEHETVKNILDSLKSKQKTSEKIFIPSTSPGEWIIATFKGIYDTAGNYIGCVEYCHNILPYVNQVLETWGKKLVDKPGQEAVWPKARGQYQT; encoded by the coding sequence TTGAAATATACAGACCTTGAAGATCTTAAAGTAGAACATCCCGTGGAAAGCCCGATCACTGACATCGACCGTTCCCTAGATAACTGGGTAGAAATTGCCGCCGAGAAAACCCAGGCAGCCCGTGGCAGTGATACTGTCAAGCTCGACTGCGGGGTATTAAGCGTTGACCAAATTAACCGGCTCTTGGCGAATATTGACCATGAGGTAACCACCTGCGACGCCAACAACCAATACCTCTTCTACAACCGTCACAAGCCCAAAGAAGACATGGTGGCCAAACGGAATCCCGAAGCGGTAGGCGAGGCCCTCTTCAACATACATCCCGAAAGAGTGGCTGAAAGTGTCGCCAAACTCATCTATGAAATGCGCACCCACCAAGTCCCTCGGGTGGTCTTGCGTTCCAATTGGTCTGAAACGGAGCGCTTTGTGACCCATAACCATCGGGCCTTCTATAACCCTGATGGGACTTACGAAGGCACCATGGAATGGGTCCAAGATAACTTACCTATTGTTGACTATTATTGTCAGATGACCGGCCAGGAGATGGTCGATGACGAGGCTGCTGATCCTAAGTCTAAGCCCCAAGTCATCCTAGACAGTCGCTCCTCCCGCTTTGTTGATAAGAAGTTCGATGACTGGACCCAAGGATCACAATCACCCCACCGTCTGGAAAGCCAAATCTACCCAGATAATAACTACTTAGACCAAGAAGTAGAAACTAACAATCCAGCAACAGACTCTGATTATGTCTGCTTAGACCGCGGTATTCTCACAGTTTCTCACTTGAACCATTTCTTAAAGCAGATCCCTGTGGAAGTAGCTTACTATGACCAGGACGACCGCCTGCTCTATTTCAACTATAAGAATGACGTCGATGAAATGCTCAACCCCAAAACCGTGACCTCTGTAGGACTAGACATTAACAATAACTATCCAGAAACGGAACATGAAACCGTCAAAAATATCCTAGATAGTCTCAAATCTAAGCAGAAGACCAGTGAGAAAATTTTTATTCCCTCCACCTCTCCTGGAGAATGGATAATCGCTACTTTCAAAGGGATTTATGACACTGCCGGCAACTATATCGGCTGTGTAGAATACTGTCATAATATCCTCCCCTATGTCAACCAAGTCTTAGAAACTTGGGGTAAGAAATTAGTGGACAAACCCGGTCAAGAAGCCGTTTGGCCCAAGGCCAGAGGTCAGTACCAAACTTAG
- a CDS encoding ATP-binding protein: protein MDQAQNTPEQILSAWLMLERLSEGDINLKDRKLLTFDSQAVNQVDYYQLFKDELKNQAQKKRDKKLPKNAGIIIYGEIFDFKVLIDQFRKYFNLNSFLEAETNYGNKFSFMLCFDKDLAFIPNQFFYSFSGYLYPDKIKRLKTADGKGGFREFETAEKNKLSQLFESEDPLSAKQFNQALMTYFHHRGVQTLEYCRYKFVDNLTSEGVNLHSFFAEDLDKAIRYQLYKSSPVLKTYLQGSQAEVNLDSSKTSSSFNPEALQEILMPKNFPMGRFLGKYSLSLMQQVSVNLLTRMDQEDLAIQSVNGPPGTGKTTLLQDVVADIIVQQARSICRGQSLEKTVEYDPGRRMDKLSQDLTKKGIMVVSSNNGAVQNIVNEWIQVDKVEVDEYKEKLKDLNYYTEIANEGKSSPEFWGLLSSEGGKFANIKAMLDKVSQVADALSEQKDDRRAYQDFNQAYQDLKAEQELIQKAAESYLAYKKTVRQLAQLEKQENPQLLAQLDQETTQYQKLVKDQADLIKRKEADYHSLINRLFLRKKYRQAEHDLAHLRPEYESNAVKLQDLEAKKQSLKAIDKAITKLKTDKTNYEKSQAYGKLVNPLDVYDHADNYRELQKASPWFDEAYRRKQTNLFILALRVRKQFLKENQGNLKAAVEIWRGRYKKYRKNSEAKKAAWYWINMAIPVISSTFASFSRMMSDMWVDELGYVICDEAGQATPQSALGALFRCHKFIAVGDPKQIKPVLPIENAILTEVSDWYQVSARDYLSDNSSVQVLADQASQYGYSSNKHDPDAWIGIPLWVHRRCADPMFSISNAIAYDNMMVLPDDNQGLGQWLDVKGKAVNKYVKEQGQRLKEEIQNKLDVEGVDSKQIYVISPFKNVANQLIALLRQREVEFARFANGKCTNIGTVHTFQGKEADIVYLVMGCDENSKGAASWAVSEPNIINVAATRAKKKFYIIGDRDLYKNLGCMEETIREIDHYNRNREDQEVDS, encoded by the coding sequence ATGGACCAAGCCCAAAATACACCTGAACAGATACTTAGCGCCTGGTTGATGCTAGAGCGTTTGTCTGAGGGTGACATCAACCTGAAAGATAGAAAACTGTTGACCTTTGATAGTCAGGCAGTTAACCAGGTGGATTATTATCAGCTCTTTAAAGATGAATTAAAAAATCAAGCCCAGAAAAAACGAGATAAAAAGCTGCCTAAAAATGCTGGGATTATTATCTATGGAGAGATCTTTGATTTTAAAGTGCTCATTGATCAGTTTAGAAAGTACTTCAATCTTAACTCCTTCTTAGAAGCAGAAACCAACTATGGCAATAAATTTAGCTTTATGCTCTGTTTCGATAAGGATTTAGCCTTTATTCCCAATCAATTCTTTTACTCTTTTAGTGGCTATCTTTATCCCGATAAAATTAAGCGCCTGAAGACAGCGGATGGTAAGGGAGGTTTTAGAGAGTTTGAGACTGCTGAGAAGAACAAATTAAGCCAATTATTTGAGTCAGAAGATCCACTGTCAGCGAAGCAATTTAACCAAGCGCTGATGACTTATTTTCACCACAGAGGGGTCCAAACACTTGAATACTGTCGCTACAAGTTTGTGGATAATTTAACAAGTGAAGGCGTAAATTTGCATTCTTTCTTTGCTGAAGACTTGGATAAGGCGATTAGGTACCAGCTTTATAAAAGTAGTCCAGTATTAAAGACTTATTTACAAGGGAGTCAAGCGGAAGTTAATCTTGATAGCTCTAAAACTTCATCTAGCTTCAACCCCGAAGCCTTGCAAGAAATCTTAATGCCAAAGAATTTTCCTATGGGCAGGTTCTTGGGAAAATATTCCCTATCGCTGATGCAACAAGTATCAGTCAATCTACTGACCAGGATGGACCAGGAAGATTTGGCCATCCAATCCGTCAATGGCCCTCCAGGAACTGGCAAAACTACCCTCCTCCAGGATGTCGTGGCGGACATCATTGTGCAACAGGCCCGATCGATTTGCCGGGGACAAAGCTTAGAAAAAACGGTTGAATATGACCCAGGCCGTCGAATGGATAAGTTATCGCAAGACCTCACCAAGAAGGGCATTATGGTAGTGAGCTCCAATAATGGGGCAGTTCAAAATATTGTCAATGAGTGGATCCAAGTGGATAAGGTCGAAGTAGATGAATACAAAGAAAAATTAAAAGACTTAAATTACTATACGGAGATCGCTAATGAGGGGAAATCGTCTCCAGAATTTTGGGGATTATTGTCAAGTGAGGGTGGTAAGTTTGCTAATATCAAGGCCATGCTGGATAAGGTAAGCCAGGTGGCGGACGCTTTAAGTGAACAAAAAGATGACCGCAGAGCCTATCAGGATTTTAACCAGGCTTACCAAGACTTAAAAGCTGAACAAGAGCTTATCCAGAAAGCAGCCGAATCTTACTTAGCTTATAAGAAAACAGTCCGTCAATTAGCCCAATTAGAAAAGCAAGAAAATCCTCAATTACTCGCCCAACTTGACCAGGAAACAACACAGTATCAAAAGCTAGTCAAAGATCAGGCAGACCTTATTAAGAGGAAAGAAGCTGATTATCATTCTTTGATTAACCGGCTATTTTTGAGGAAAAAGTACCGCCAAGCTGAGCATGACTTAGCCCACTTGCGCCCGGAATATGAATCCAATGCAGTGAAGCTGCAAGACTTAGAGGCTAAGAAACAAAGTTTAAAGGCAATAGACAAAGCGATTACCAAGCTAAAAACGGATAAAACCAACTACGAGAAATCTCAAGCATATGGCAAATTGGTGAATCCACTGGATGTTTATGATCATGCAGATAATTATCGCGAATTACAGAAAGCTTCGCCCTGGTTTGATGAGGCCTATCGGCGTAAACAAACGAACCTGTTTATTTTAGCATTAAGGGTTCGGAAGCAGTTTTTAAAGGAAAATCAGGGGAATTTGAAGGCGGCGGTAGAAATATGGCGGGGACGTTATAAGAAATACCGTAAAAATTCTGAGGCTAAGAAGGCAGCGTGGTATTGGATCAACATGGCTATCCCAGTGATTAGCTCAACATTTGCGAGTTTCAGTCGCATGATGTCTGATATGTGGGTGGATGAATTGGGTTACGTGATTTGTGATGAAGCGGGACAGGCTACCCCTCAATCCGCTTTGGGTGCCTTATTCCGCTGCCATAAATTTATTGCGGTCGGGGACCCTAAGCAGATTAAACCCGTTCTTCCCATTGAAAATGCGATCTTAACCGAGGTCAGCGATTGGTATCAAGTCTCTGCCAGGGATTATTTGTCAGATAATAGTTCAGTCCAAGTTCTCGCTGACCAGGCAAGTCAATACGGCTATTCCTCTAATAAGCATGATCCTGATGCTTGGATCGGAATCCCACTTTGGGTTCATCGCCGTTGTGCCGATCCTATGTTTTCGATTTCGAACGCTATTGCTTATGACAATATGATGGTACTACCGGACGATAATCAAGGTCTGGGGCAATGGCTTGATGTGAAGGGGAAGGCAGTGAATAAATACGTTAAAGAACAAGGCCAACGACTTAAAGAAGAAATCCAAAATAAGCTTGATGTGGAAGGAGTTGACAGTAAACAGATTTATGTGATTAGCCCCTTTAAGAATGTAGCTAATCAGTTGATTGCCCTGCTTCGTCAGCGGGAGGTTGAATTTGCTCGTTTTGCCAATGGAAAATGTACTAATATCGGGACGGTCCATACTTTTCAAGGGAAAGAAGCGGATATTGTTTACCTGGTTATGGGCTGTGACGAAAATTCCAAGGGGGCAGCAAGTTGGGCAGTCTCTGAACCCAATATTATAAACGTTGCTGCCACACGTGCTAAGAAGAAATTCTATATTATTGGTGATAGAGACTTATACAAAAATCTGGGTTGTATGGAGGAAACGATTAGGGAAATTGATCATTATAATAGAAATAGAGAGGACCAAGAGGTGGATAGCTAA
- a CDS encoding DNA-3-methyladenine glycosylase I: MKRCHWCNLANPLYVTYHDQEWGIANFQDPYLFEMLILESFQAGLSWETILNKRVAFRQAYDHFNVDKVAQYGEDKVQELIANPQIIRHPAKIRASIQNAQVLQNIQADYGSFYAYLTTFTQGKRWVELDKTSSPLSEAVSKGLKQKGMAFIGPTIIYSYLQACGIIYSHEKNCFLYRTEI, encoded by the coding sequence ATGAAACGCTGCCATTGGTGCAATTTAGCTAACCCCTTATATGTGACTTACCATGACCAGGAATGGGGAATAGCTAACTTCCAGGACCCTTACCTCTTTGAAATGCTTATCTTAGAATCTTTTCAAGCCGGTCTTTCCTGGGAAACCATCTTGAACAAAAGAGTAGCCTTCCGCCAAGCCTATGACCACTTTAATGTGGACAAGGTAGCCCAGTACGGTGAGGATAAAGTGCAAGAATTAATCGCCAATCCTCAAATCATCCGCCACCCAGCCAAAATTCGAGCCAGTATCCAAAACGCCCAAGTCTTACAGAATATTCAAGCTGACTATGGCTCCTTTTATGCCTACCTAACTACCTTTACCCAAGGGAAGCGGTGGGTTGAATTAGACAAAACGTCGAGCCCCTTATCAGAGGCTGTCTCTAAAGGCCTCAAACAAAAAGGGATGGCCTTTATCGGTCCTACTATCATCTATTCCTATCTCCAGGCCTGCGGTATCATCTATTCTCATGAGAAGAATTGTTTTCTCTATCGCACTGAAATTTGA
- a CDS encoding aldo/keto reductase, translated as MLERIELSPGYSIARVLNGLWQLSPGHTLKGQLDLEEINQTFHQLGELGFTTFDLADIYTGAEEALGRYLKELNHHSHLTAHDIQIHEKYVPDIDVLETVSFEDTEAIIDRSLRKLGRDYIDLIQFHWWDYSIDRYIEVAEHLVKLQKKGKIRYIGVTNFDTTHLKQLVDAGIPIISCQSQYSLFDRRPEKKLLSYSIDNGIQQLCFGTLSGGLLSDKYLDQTNIELETRSQVKYQQVIDQSLGQRGYQELLQLLDEIARKHQVSISNVATRYILQQKGVAGSIIGIRNHRHVKDNLAIFDFKLGQEDIDVIRSFLDQYPRLSGDCYELERDPHSIFSSIIRRHENANG; from the coding sequence ATGTTAGAAAGAATTGAATTAAGTCCAGGTTACAGTATTGCTCGTGTTCTAAATGGATTGTGGCAATTATCACCAGGTCATACCTTAAAAGGTCAGCTTGACTTAGAAGAGATTAACCAAACTTTTCATCAATTAGGAGAACTTGGTTTTACAACGTTTGACCTGGCGGATATTTATACGGGGGCAGAAGAGGCATTAGGCCGCTACCTGAAAGAATTGAACCATCACTCTCATCTAACTGCTCATGATATCCAAATTCACGAAAAATATGTGCCTGACATTGATGTCTTAGAGACTGTGAGTTTTGAAGATACAGAGGCGATTATCGATCGGTCTTTAAGGAAATTAGGTCGTGACTATATCGATCTCATACAATTTCACTGGTGGGACTACAGTATCGATCGCTACATTGAAGTGGCTGAACATTTGGTTAAATTACAGAAGAAGGGTAAGATTCGCTATATTGGGGTAACAAATTTCGACACCACTCACCTTAAACAATTAGTTGATGCTGGTATTCCTATCATTTCTTGTCAGTCCCAGTATTCGCTTTTTGATCGACGCCCCGAAAAGAAACTTTTGTCTTATTCGATTGACAATGGTATCCAACAATTATGTTTTGGAACATTATCGGGAGGGTTGTTATCGGATAAGTATCTCGATCAGACAAATATTGAATTAGAGACGCGATCTCAGGTCAAATACCAACAAGTGATTGATCAAAGTCTGGGTCAGAGAGGCTATCAGGAACTTTTACAATTATTGGATGAGATTGCTCGTAAGCACCAGGTATCTATTTCTAACGTGGCGACTCGCTATATTCTTCAACAAAAAGGGGTAGCTGGGAGTATTATTGGCATTAGAAATCATCGACATGTTAAGGATAACTTAGCAATCTTTGACTTTAAACTAGGTCAAGAAGATATTGATGTTATCCGATCTTTCTTGGACCAATATCCACGTTTGTCTGGAGATTGTTATGAACTTGAAAGAGACCCTCATTCAATATTTTCATCAATTATTCGTCGACACGAAAATGCCAATGGTTAA
- a CDS encoding ABC transporter substrate-binding protein: protein MKKKLQITLAALTSLALLAACSNGGNSKDKQADSSQQSEEVSSQESQAEAPKENEDSVKKSDWSEEQPALVAGTLSLAEMTDALEIPLVGVTSHAPDQLPEDYRDLPKVGSGPKIDLETLAATEADYYLNNKKLEAMTRQQVEGAGVEPVYFDYTRYDDVKQTLLDIGKLAGRQDKAQNIVDDINAKEEEVLKGTEDLKGKTFVIIFNSEEGSSVASDDSYLASILEKLGLKNIADESLESGSNVITDGSLVNFSSEAIIDADPDYIISYSLSNVFNLKNKGTADENTSQEQIEAELQKPIWQETKAGKNNHIISLTSNDISINGGLGLADDLALVKKALLGEE from the coding sequence ATGAAGAAGAAACTACAAATTACTTTAGCTGCCTTAACTTCCTTAGCCCTCTTAGCGGCTTGTTCAAACGGTGGCAATAGTAAGGATAAACAGGCGGATTCTTCACAACAAAGCGAAGAAGTGTCTAGCCAAGAGTCACAAGCAGAAGCCCCCAAAGAAAACGAAGATTCTGTTAAAAAATCCGATTGGAGCGAAGAACAACCGGCCTTAGTAGCGGGTACCCTATCCCTAGCTGAAATGACCGATGCTTTAGAGATTCCTCTGGTTGGCGTTACCTCGCACGCCCCCGACCAATTGCCTGAAGACTATCGTGACCTCCCCAAAGTGGGTAGCGGCCCTAAGATCGATTTAGAAACCTTGGCGGCTACTGAAGCGGACTACTACTTGAACAATAAGAAACTAGAAGCCATGACCCGCCAACAAGTAGAAGGCGCTGGGGTTGAACCGGTTTACTTTGACTATACTCGTTACGACGATGTCAAACAAACCCTCCTAGACATTGGTAAATTAGCTGGCCGCCAAGACAAGGCCCAAAACATTGTTGATGATATCAATGCCAAAGAAGAAGAAGTCTTAAAAGGTACCGAAGACCTTAAAGGTAAAACTTTCGTAATTATCTTTAACTCCGAAGAAGGTAGTTCCGTGGCATCTGACGATAGCTACCTGGCTTCTATTTTAGAAAAATTAGGCCTGAAAAATATTGCGGATGAATCCCTAGAATCAGGTAGTAATGTGATTACTGACGGTAGTCTGGTTAACTTCAGCTCGGAGGCCATTATCGATGCTGATCCGGATTACATTATCAGCTATTCGCTCTCCAATGTCTTTAACTTAAAGAATAAGGGAACTGCCGACGAAAACACTTCCCAAGAACAAATCGAAGCAGAATTACAAAAACCAATTTGGCAAGAAACTAAGGCGGGTAAAAATAACCACATCATCTCCCTAACTTCTAATGACATTAGTATCAATGGTGGCTTAGGCTTAGCCGATGACCTTGCTCTCGTTAAGAAAGCCCTATTAGGAGAAGAGTAG
- a CDS encoding iron ABC transporter permease: protein MVKRSGSRWLLFLFLLVVLAIFALIGMRLGSIPVSLEDILSSFTSQATKRGQILWSIRYPRIVITLLAGLNLGLSGLLIQSVLKNPITDSNILGINAGASLLAVVILILFPEQTALVPFFAFIGGVGAFLLVGLLAFQSAYSSVRIVLTGLAIRSVLGGLQSVIVTMNSDRLHGAILWLNGNLSGHSWQDIFLLFLYALPAYLCLIFIHPKMDLLQLEDGLIHSLGYPPKRVALTVALVGVYLAAITVSFVGMIGFVGLIIPHVARLLVGGKHSRLIPFTGILGAILLILADTLSRTVIAPLEIPIGTTMSLIGGPFFLYLLYRQSTRR, encoded by the coding sequence GTGGTCAAACGAAGCGGTAGTCGCTGGCTACTCTTTCTATTTTTGCTGGTGGTGCTGGCAATCTTTGCTCTGATTGGTATGCGTCTAGGTAGCATTCCGGTTTCTTTGGAAGATATATTATCCTCCTTCACTAGCCAAGCCACTAAGCGAGGACAGATCCTCTGGAGCATCCGCTATCCCAGGATCGTCATCACCCTCTTAGCTGGCTTGAACCTAGGCCTATCAGGATTACTCATCCAAAGCGTGCTCAAAAATCCCATTACCGATAGCAATATCTTAGGGATTAATGCTGGGGCCAGTTTACTGGCGGTAGTAATTTTGATTCTCTTTCCAGAGCAGACGGCCCTGGTACCTTTCTTCGCCTTTATTGGTGGGGTTGGTGCCTTCCTTTTAGTAGGTCTCCTCGCTTTTCAATCAGCCTATTCGTCAGTTCGCATTGTCCTGACGGGGTTAGCCATCCGCTCGGTATTGGGTGGTTTACAAAGTGTTATCGTTACTATGAATAGTGACCGCCTCCATGGGGCCATTCTCTGGCTCAACGGCAACCTGAGTGGGCATAGCTGGCAGGATATCTTCCTGCTCTTCCTCTATGCCCTCCCAGCTTATCTTTGTCTGATCTTCATTCATCCCAAGATGGACTTACTGCAATTAGAAGATGGACTGATTCATTCTTTAGGTTATCCACCTAAACGGGTTGCCTTAACGGTTGCCCTCGTTGGTGTCTACCTGGCTGCCATTACAGTTTCCTTCGTGGGTATGATCGGTTTCGTGGGCTTAATCATTCCCCATGTTGCCCGTTTATTGGTCGGTGGGAAACATAGTCGCCTGATCCCCTTTACTGGCATCCTGGGAGCAATTCTTTTGATACTAGCCGATACCCTATCACGGACAGTGATTGCACCCTTGGAAATCCCTATCGGAACCACCATGTCCCTCATTGGAGGACCTTTCTTCCTCTACCTACTTTACCGTCAATCGACTCGGAGGTGA
- a CDS encoding Na+/H+ antiporter NhaC family protein: MKDKQTLTFRGGYLMAYLPLIIFLVFCVLFFVILKAFEMHALAMGAILGLLAGSIFVKPKQATEYWESVYEGAREAVPVVILLMTIGIFSQMIKTANLSAGFVYLAQLMGVKGGLYTAMTFLFVSIIATATGSSIGSFFTCFPIFYPAGILLGAHPAALAGAILSGGIFGDNLAPISDTTIISAGTQHYRYSKQSCDIGGVVRTRLPYALIAGGLSFVLFILFGGGGILQAGSVVPGAEHVRSLYMLIPVILMLIISIRKRNLYLAILVGLLSGCVVGLLTGALQVSDILTSQDGALTGFLTKGIEGMMGTCLLVLSVYGIMGVLNASGALQQLTDQIRQSKLCQTVSGTELAMMLGITLTTILFGGVSSASMTTFGKVQNELGQACQLHPYRRANLLDGFANGLGVAVPFLSVFIFVGSQLTQGYEFVAPLSVTQIAPYLFHSYNLFLAFLISILTGWGRRFEGQQGKEILAENLSEKARFLD; encoded by the coding sequence ATGAAAGATAAACAAACTCTAACGTTCAGAGGAGGCTATTTAATGGCCTACCTCCCCTTGATAATTTTCTTAGTTTTTTGTGTCCTTTTCTTTGTGATTTTAAAGGCCTTTGAAATGCATGCATTAGCCATGGGAGCTATCTTAGGCTTACTGGCGGGGTCAATCTTTGTTAAACCCAAACAGGCAACAGAGTATTGGGAGTCTGTTTATGAAGGGGCTAGAGAAGCCGTGCCAGTAGTTATTTTACTGATGACAATTGGGATTTTTTCCCAGATGATTAAGACTGCTAATCTTTCAGCTGGTTTTGTCTATCTTGCCCAGCTTATGGGGGTAAAGGGAGGTCTTTATACAGCAATGACCTTTCTCTTTGTCTCAATCATTGCCACCGCAACAGGCTCTTCCATTGGCTCTTTCTTTACCTGTTTTCCTATTTTCTATCCAGCAGGTATCTTGTTAGGCGCCCATCCAGCTGCCCTAGCTGGCGCTATCCTTTCTGGAGGGATTTTTGGGGATAATCTAGCCCCTATTTCAGATACGACCATTATTTCTGCAGGCACCCAGCACTATCGGTATTCTAAGCAGAGTTGTGATATTGGAGGTGTGGTCAGGACCCGCTTACCTTATGCTTTAATTGCGGGTGGATTGTCCTTTGTCCTCTTTATTTTATTTGGTGGAGGTGGAATCTTACAGGCTGGCTCGGTAGTGCCTGGAGCTGAACATGTGCGTTCGCTCTATATGTTGATTCCGGTAATTTTGATGCTAATCATTTCGATTCGTAAGCGTAATCTTTACTTAGCTATTTTAGTAGGCTTGCTTTCTGGTTGTGTGGTGGGATTATTAACGGGTGCGCTCCAAGTTAGCGATATCTTGACTAGCCAGGATGGCGCACTGACAGGTTTTCTTACTAAAGGTATTGAGGGCATGATGGGAACTTGTCTCTTGGTTTTATCGGTTTATGGCATCATGGGTGTCTTGAATGCTTCAGGGGCTTTACAACAATTGACTGATCAGATTAGACAATCTAAGCTCTGTCAGACTGTTTCAGGAACAGAATTGGCTATGATGTTAGGTATTACATTAACAACTATTTTATTTGGTGGGGTTTCCTCAGCTTCAATGACAACTTTTGGTAAGGTACAGAATGAGCTAGGCCAAGCCTGTCAGCTCCATCCCTATCGAAGGGCCAACTTATTGGATGGTTTTGCTAATGGTTTAGGTGTAGCCGTTCCTTTTCTTTCTGTTTTTATTTTTGTCGGCTCGCAATTAACGCAGGGTTACGAATTCGTTGCTCCCTTATCCGTTACTCAAATTGCTCCTTATCTTTTTCACAGCTACAACCTCTTTTTAGCCTTCTTGATTTCAATCTTGACTGGTTGGGGACGGCGCTTTGAAGGACAGCAAGGTAAGGAAATTTTAGCAGAAAACTTGAGTGAGAAAGCCAGATTTCTTGATTAG
- a CDS encoding ABC transporter ATP-binding protein: MSHISLDIQAGSITGLIGPNGSGKTTLFDCLNGRKDLESGQVIFEGKDLRNIPLKERAKKIAVVQQSHRSPLLLSVFDIVSLGRSPYQSWLDHGSKEDQEIVKQVIDLVGLSNYRHKQIQELSGGQRQLVWLALALAQEPDLLFLDEPTTYLDIRNQIQFLDLISRLNEEKGLTVVMILHDLNQVLRYCDYSYLLSEGLLIAGGKPAEVLSESTIEKVYQVHSDRLHHPKGHFVLDFY; this comes from the coding sequence TTGAGTCATATTTCCTTGGATATTCAAGCAGGAAGCATTACCGGCTTAATCGGTCCTAACGGGTCGGGCAAGACTACCCTCTTTGACTGCTTGAATGGGCGCAAGGATTTAGAAAGTGGTCAAGTCATTTTTGAAGGGAAAGACTTGCGTAATATCCCCTTAAAAGAACGCGCTAAAAAAATAGCCGTGGTCCAACAAAGCCACCGCAGCCCGCTCTTACTCTCTGTTTTTGATATTGTTAGCCTGGGGAGGAGCCCCTACCAATCCTGGCTAGACCACGGTTCCAAGGAGGACCAAGAAATTGTCAAGCAAGTAATCGACTTGGTCGGCTTAAGCAACTATCGCCATAAGCAAATTCAGGAGCTCTCTGGCGGCCAAAGGCAGTTAGTCTGGCTGGCCCTAGCCTTGGCCCAAGAGCCGGACCTCCTCTTTCTCGATGAACCGACAACCTACCTAGATATCCGCAACCAAATTCAATTTCTTGACCTCATTAGTCGACTGAATGAAGAAAAGGGGCTGACGGTAGTCATGATCCTCCATGACCTCAACCAGGTCTTACGCTACTGCGACTATAGCTACCTGCTCTCTGAGGGGCTCTTAATAGCCGGGGGAAAACCCGCCGAGGTCCTCAGCGAGTCCACCATTGAAAAAGTCTACCAAGTCCATTCTGACCGTCTCCACCACCCCAAAGGTCACTTTGTTTTAGACTTTTACTAG
- a CDS encoding methylated-DNA--[protein]-cysteine S-methyltransferase, giving the protein MFTWTYTTPKDFNDIILISDGESLTGLYFARSRDAHKHQLEYAKKTSQPFQESIDWLDRYFAGELPPFTPKFRLKDPTPFRQEVAEVMLRIPYGHVLTYQDIANKIAQKRGKPSMSAQAVGGAVGWNPICLIIPCHRVVGKDKKLTGYGGGLNNKYQLLKLEGQDMSQFTWPKGGHDS; this is encoded by the coding sequence TTGTTTACCTGGACATATACTACTCCCAAAGACTTCAATGACATTATCTTGATCAGTGATGGGGAAAGCTTGACGGGACTCTATTTTGCGAGATCAAGAGACGCTCACAAACATCAACTGGAATATGCTAAAAAAACCAGTCAGCCTTTCCAAGAAAGTATCGACTGGTTAGATCGTTATTTTGCCGGTGAGCTTCCCCCGTTCACTCCAAAGTTCCGCTTAAAAGATCCCACGCCCTTCCGCCAAGAGGTAGCGGAAGTCATGCTTAGGATTCCCTATGGCCATGTACTGACCTACCAAGATATTGCCAATAAGATTGCCCAGAAAAGAGGAAAGCCTAGTATGTCAGCTCAAGCAGTTGGTGGAGCGGTTGGCTGGAATCCAATTTGCTTAATCATTCCCTGCCACCGGGTCGTCGGTAAAGATAAAAAGCTGACTGGCTATGGCGGTGGACTAAACAATAAATACCAACTACTCAAGTTAGAAGGCCAGGACATGAGTCAATTTACCTGGCCTAAAGGAGGTCACGACTCATGA